In Stenotrophomonas sp. 610A2, one DNA window encodes the following:
- a CDS encoding HPr family phosphocarrier protein: MLEQELMVSNRLGLHARATAKLVQVLSAFRSNATLVAKGREVNAKSIMGVMLLAAAQGTPVTVRVDGEDEAAALEAVAALFERRFDEDN, from the coding sequence ATGCTTGAACAAGAACTCATGGTTTCCAACCGGCTGGGGCTGCATGCCCGGGCCACCGCCAAACTGGTGCAGGTGCTGTCTGCCTTCCGCTCCAACGCCACGCTTGTGGCCAAGGGCCGCGAGGTCAACGCCAAGAGCATCATGGGCGTGATGTTGCTGGCCGCCGCCCAAGGCACGCCGGTAACGGTGCGCGTGGACGGCGAAGACGAAGCGGCCGCACTGGAGGCAGTTGCTGCGCTGTTCGAGCGTCGTTTCGACGAGGACAACTGA
- a CDS encoding PTS sugar transporter subunit IIA, translating into MTCGILLVTHTGVGTSLLEVTTALLRQLPLKTEAFEVPFDADLDALLPAASAAMRRVEGEGGVLILTDLYGASPSNLAGKLARLGTPTKRVSGLSLAMLLRVMNYPEQGLDQLPATAAAGARNGVITDDA; encoded by the coding sequence ATGACCTGCGGCATTCTCCTAGTAACTCATACCGGTGTCGGCACTTCCCTGCTGGAAGTGACGACCGCCTTGTTGCGGCAATTGCCGCTGAAGACAGAAGCGTTCGAAGTGCCTTTCGACGCCGACCTGGATGCCCTGCTGCCTGCCGCTTCCGCGGCGATGCGGCGGGTGGAAGGCGAAGGCGGCGTGTTGATACTGACCGATCTGTATGGCGCCAGCCCGAGCAATCTTGCCGGCAAACTGGCACGCCTGGGCACGCCTACCAAGCGCGTATCGGGATTGAGTCTGGCGATGTTGCTGCGGGTAATGAACTATCCGGAACAGGGATTGGACCAACTGCCCGCCACTGCGGCGGCGGGCGCTCGCAATGGAGTCATCACCGACGATGCTTGA
- the rapZ gene encoding RNase adapter RapZ — translation MSAHPASVLIIVSGLSGSGKSVALKTFEDLDYYCSDNIPVNLLPEFVRGVLGEREETRPQRLVVGIDVRGRSDLSQLAVWRKTAQEYGIEARLLFFEADDDTLLARYADTRRRHPLSHLGLSLPEAITRERELTAPLRREADAIIDTTRLNVHQLRRRVITEFALSHESKLSLLFESFAYKRGVPAEADFVFDARVLPNPHWDPELRSLTGRDREVREYLDAQPEVVRYVTQLQDLLDTWLPKLGSETRSYVTVAFGCTGGKHRSVYLAERLARHAREQGWQDVATFHREQD, via the coding sequence ATGAGTGCGCACCCTGCATCGGTACTGATCATCGTCAGCGGCCTGTCCGGTTCGGGCAAGTCGGTGGCCTTGAAGACCTTTGAAGACCTGGATTACTACTGCTCGGACAACATCCCGGTAAACCTGCTGCCGGAGTTCGTGCGCGGCGTCTTGGGCGAACGCGAGGAAACCCGGCCGCAGCGGCTGGTGGTCGGCATCGACGTGCGTGGCCGCAGCGACCTCAGCCAGCTGGCTGTTTGGCGCAAGACCGCACAGGAATACGGCATCGAGGCGCGCCTGCTGTTCTTCGAAGCCGACGACGACACCTTGCTGGCCCGCTATGCGGACACCCGTCGCCGCCATCCGCTGAGCCATCTCGGCCTGTCGCTGCCGGAAGCCATCACCCGCGAGCGCGAGCTGACCGCCCCGCTGCGCCGCGAAGCCGATGCCATCATCGACACCACCCGCCTCAACGTGCACCAGCTGCGCCGTCGGGTGATCACCGAGTTTGCCCTCAGCCACGAGAGCAAGCTGTCGCTGCTGTTCGAGTCCTTCGCCTACAAGCGCGGCGTGCCGGCCGAGGCCGATTTCGTCTTCGACGCAAGGGTGCTGCCCAATCCGCATTGGGACCCGGAACTGCGCTCGCTGACCGGGCGTGACCGCGAAGTCCGCGAATACCTGGATGCCCAGCCCGAGGTGGTGCGCTACGTCACCCAGCTGCAGGATCTGCTCGACACCTGGCTGCCGAAGCTGGGCAGCGAGACCCGCAGTTATGTCACCGTCGCCTTCGGCTGCACCGGCGGCAAACACCGTTCGGTCTACCTGGCCGAGCGGCTGGCCCGGCATGCACGCGAGCAGGGCTGGCAGGACGTGGCCACCTTCCATCGCGAACAGGATTGA
- the hprK gene encoding HPr(Ser) kinase/phosphatase — protein sequence MNTSITAQELFDQQREKLDLRWVAGHAGAQRELEAGNTVSRRPSLAGYLNTIYPNKVQILGTEELTWLDSLDARQRWEVIERIIQARPLALVITKSHGCPEDLRSAADESQTPLWVSPRRGHELLNHLSYHLARTLAPRVILHGVFMEIYSIGVLITGEAGSGKSELALELLSRGHRLVADDAPEFTQIAPDVLDGTCPELLQDLLEVRGLGVLNVRQMFGDTSVKKNKYLRLIVHLTKPMTEPSSYGYERLTGDSGKRHVLDLDVPLITLPVMPGRNLAVLTEAATRLHILRTKGIDPAAMFIARHSNLLEQRSS from the coding sequence ATGAATACCAGCATCACCGCCCAGGAACTCTTCGACCAGCAGCGCGAGAAGCTCGACCTGCGCTGGGTCGCCGGCCATGCCGGCGCGCAACGGGAGCTGGAGGCCGGCAACACGGTCTCGCGGCGGCCCTCGCTGGCCGGCTACCTCAACACCATCTACCCGAACAAAGTGCAGATCCTCGGTACCGAGGAACTGACCTGGCTGGACTCACTGGATGCCCGCCAGCGCTGGGAAGTGATCGAGCGCATCATCCAGGCCCGGCCGCTGGCGCTGGTCATCACCAAGAGCCACGGCTGCCCGGAAGACCTGCGCTCGGCCGCCGATGAATCGCAGACGCCGCTGTGGGTGTCGCCGCGCCGTGGCCATGAGCTGCTCAACCACCTCAGCTACCACCTGGCCCGCACGCTGGCGCCGCGGGTGATCCTGCATGGCGTATTCATGGAGATCTACTCCATCGGCGTGCTGATCACCGGTGAGGCTGGCTCGGGCAAGAGCGAGCTGGCGTTGGAGCTGCTGTCCCGCGGCCACCGGCTGGTCGCCGATGACGCCCCCGAATTCACCCAGATCGCCCCGGACGTGCTCGACGGCACCTGCCCTGAGCTGCTGCAGGACCTGCTGGAAGTGCGCGGGCTGGGCGTACTGAATGTCCGTCAGATGTTCGGTGACACGTCTGTAAAGAAGAACAAGTACCTTCGCCTCATCGTCCACCTGACCAAGCCGATGACCGAACCCAGCAGCTATGGCTATGAACGCCTGACCGGCGATTCCGGCAAGCGCCACGTGCTCGACCTGGACGTGCCGCTGATCACCCTGCCGGTGATGCCCGGGCGCAACCTGGCGGTGCTGACCGAGGCCGCCACCCGCCTGCACATCCTGCGCACCAAGGGCATCGACCCGGCGGCGATGTTCATCGCCCGCCATAGCAACCTGCTGGAGCAACGCAGTTCATGA
- a CDS encoding PTS sugar transporter subunit IIA: MPLTDLMAAVSTQVLAVADRDSTLIAASRLLACREAGADSLFLSLRERENVGSTAIGHGIAIPHGRSDTLQEPRGALLRLQEPVDFGGDEPVDLVFAMAVPAHYTHQHLMLLSELAEIFSDADIRQALRVAPDAQTLKDIIINPQQARSG; encoded by the coding sequence ATGCCGTTGACCGACCTGATGGCGGCCGTGAGTACCCAGGTACTCGCGGTCGCTGATCGAGACAGCACCCTTATTGCCGCTTCCCGCCTGCTCGCCTGTCGAGAGGCCGGCGCGGACAGCCTGTTTTTAAGCCTGCGCGAGCGTGAAAACGTCGGCAGCACCGCCATTGGCCACGGCATCGCCATTCCCCACGGGCGCTCGGACACCTTGCAGGAACCACGCGGCGCCCTGCTGCGACTGCAGGAACCCGTTGATTTTGGCGGCGACGAACCGGTCGACCTGGTCTTCGCGATGGCCGTGCCGGCGCATTACACCCACCAACACCTGATGCTGCTGTCCGAGCTGGCGGAGATCTTCTCCGACGCCGACATCCGTCAGGCACTGCGCGTTGCCCCCGATGCGCAGACCCTCAAAGACATCATCATCAACCCGCAGCAGGCGCGTAGCGGATGA
- the hpf gene encoding ribosome hibernation-promoting factor, HPF/YfiA family: MRIETYGQQVEVTPALKEYVETKLERLGRHFDQHCEVRVQLSTRKPDYLVVATVNLPGRTLHADAAEPTMYAAIDVLADKLDRLVIKHKEKHLPHASHALRDNG; encoded by the coding sequence ATGCGTATCGAGACGTATGGCCAGCAAGTTGAAGTCACGCCTGCCCTGAAGGAGTACGTGGAAACAAAGCTGGAGCGGCTGGGTCGACATTTCGACCAGCACTGCGAAGTACGAGTCCAGTTGTCCACCCGCAAGCCTGACTACCTCGTCGTCGCCACGGTGAATTTACCCGGGCGCACCCTGCACGCCGATGCTGCCGAACCCACCATGTACGCAGCCATCGACGTACTGGCCGACAAGCTCGACCGACTGGTCATAAAGCACAAGGAAAAGCATCTTCCCCACGCATCGCATGCTCTGCGCGACAATGGCTGA
- a CDS encoding RNA polymerase factor sigma-54, with protein sequence MKARLQTSMGQSLVMTPQLRQAIRLLQMSSTELELELTEAVETNPLLEWAENAEGSDGDDAPASSANDDAPIDPAQGEINADGEDWDGGDEDWSSARSGSFDGDEDDEREQAEDGDTLADHLLWQLHLTHLGPCDRAIGVALIDALDEDGYLREPLSAIAQTLLPEIHADEDEIVAVLRQIQRFDPAGVGARTLGECLGLQLDVLPCQTPALALARRIADGPLERLPRAGISGIAQELKQPVADVEEAVQLLRSLDPRPGKQLGQITSDTYVVPDCVVWRQRGIWRCALAGHAGPRVVINQSYEQLIRRCGDADASYLRAQLQEARWLLKSLQARGETLLRVVNSLLHHQAGFLEFGEQALRPLTLREIAGELELHESTISRAIARKYVRTPRGTLPLRAFFASGIDTEGGGEASSTAIQSMIRNLIDAENPRKPLSDAKLAEMLKTSGIPVARRTVAKYREAMNICASHERVRIA encoded by the coding sequence ATGAAAGCTCGGCTGCAGACATCGATGGGACAGAGCCTGGTGATGACGCCGCAGTTGCGTCAGGCCATACGGCTGCTGCAGATGTCCAGCACCGAGCTCGAGCTTGAACTCACCGAGGCAGTGGAAACCAATCCACTGCTGGAATGGGCCGAGAATGCCGAAGGCAGTGACGGCGACGACGCGCCCGCAAGCAGCGCCAACGACGATGCACCGATCGATCCCGCGCAAGGCGAGATCAACGCCGACGGCGAAGATTGGGACGGCGGCGATGAAGACTGGAGCAGTGCTCGCTCCGGTTCCTTCGATGGCGACGAAGACGACGAACGCGAACAGGCTGAAGACGGCGACACCCTCGCCGACCACCTGCTGTGGCAGCTGCACCTGACCCACCTGGGTCCGTGTGATCGCGCCATCGGCGTGGCCTTGATTGATGCATTGGATGAAGACGGCTATCTGCGCGAGCCCTTGTCGGCAATCGCGCAGACGCTGCTGCCCGAAATCCATGCCGACGAAGACGAGATCGTGGCGGTGCTACGCCAGATCCAGCGCTTCGACCCGGCTGGCGTTGGTGCGCGCACGCTCGGCGAGTGCCTGGGCCTGCAGCTGGACGTACTGCCCTGCCAAACCCCTGCTCTTGCCCTGGCCCGACGTATCGCCGATGGCCCACTGGAGCGCTTGCCGCGCGCCGGCATCAGCGGCATCGCGCAGGAACTGAAACAGCCTGTTGCCGACGTCGAAGAAGCCGTGCAGCTGCTGCGCTCACTCGACCCGCGTCCGGGCAAGCAACTGGGGCAGATAACTTCTGACACCTACGTCGTGCCCGATTGCGTGGTCTGGCGCCAGCGCGGCATCTGGCGCTGTGCGCTGGCCGGGCACGCTGGCCCCAGGGTGGTCATCAATCAAAGCTACGAACAACTGATCCGCCGCTGCGGCGATGCCGACGCCAGCTATCTGCGCGCACAGCTGCAGGAGGCACGATGGCTGTTGAAGAGCCTGCAGGCCCGTGGCGAAACCCTGCTGCGGGTGGTCAACAGCCTGCTGCATCACCAGGCCGGCTTCCTGGAATTCGGCGAACAGGCGCTGCGTCCGCTAACGCTGCGTGAAATCGCCGGTGAGCTGGAACTGCACGAATCCACCATTTCGCGAGCCATCGCCCGCAAGTACGTGCGCACCCCGCGCGGCACCCTGCCGCTGCGCGCCTTCTTTGCCTCCGGCATCGATACCGAAGGCGGTGGCGAGGCTTCCAGCACCGCCATCCAGTCGATGATCCGCAACCTGATCGATGCGGAAAACCCGCGCAAACCGCTTTCTGACGCCAAGCTGGCTGAAATGCTCAAAACAAGTGGCATACCGGTAGCGCGCCGCACCGTTGCGAAGTATCGTGAGGCCATGAACATCTGTGCCTCCCACGAACGCGTCCGCATCGCCTGA
- the lptB gene encoding LPS export ABC transporter ATP-binding protein, with amino-acid sequence MLVAQGLRKRYKNREVVKDFGLTLDAGEVVGVLGPNGAGKTTCFYMIVGLVAADAGSIVLDGKDITSEPMYERAKLGVGYLPQEPSVFRKLSVADNIRLVLELRTDLDNAGRERELSSLLEELQISHVADQTGASLSGGERRRCEIARALAAKPRMILLDEPFAGVDPISVGEIQRIVTHLKQRGIGVLITDHNVRETLGICDRAYILAEGSVLAQGAPEDLLANTDVRRVYLGDAFTL; translated from the coding sequence ATGCTCGTCGCCCAAGGCCTGCGCAAGCGCTACAAGAACCGCGAAGTCGTCAAGGACTTCGGGCTGACCCTGGATGCCGGCGAAGTGGTCGGCGTGCTCGGCCCCAATGGTGCCGGCAAGACCACCTGCTTCTACATGATCGTCGGCCTGGTCGCCGCCGATGCTGGCAGCATCGTGCTCGACGGCAAGGACATCACCTCCGAGCCGATGTACGAGCGCGCAAAGCTCGGTGTGGGTTATCTGCCGCAGGAGCCGTCGGTGTTCCGCAAGCTCAGCGTGGCCGACAACATCCGCCTGGTGCTGGAACTGCGCACCGACCTGGACAACGCCGGCCGCGAGCGCGAGCTGTCCTCGCTGCTGGAAGAACTGCAGATCAGCCATGTCGCCGACCAGACCGGCGCCAGCCTGTCCGGCGGTGAACGCCGTCGCTGCGAAATCGCCCGCGCGCTGGCTGCCAAGCCACGCATGATCCTGCTTGACGAACCGTTCGCCGGCGTCGACCCGATCTCGGTCGGCGAGATCCAGCGCATCGTGACCCACCTCAAGCAACGCGGCATTGGTGTGTTGATCACCGACCACAATGTGCGCGAAACCTTGGGAATCTGCGACCGGGCGTATATCCTCGCTGAAGGCAGCGTACTGGCGCAGGGGGCACCGGAAGATCTGCTTGCCAATACTGACGTACGCCGTGTTTACCTGGGGGACGCTTTCACCCTCTGA
- the lptA gene encoding lipopolysaccharide transport periplasmic protein LptA: MLPAKLASITLLAALLVPGMASAKSSDRNQAMTIDSTNSDCNMVGDNGKCRFSGNVVITQGTLEIHADTADVIQKNGETERVVLVGKQATLKQQMDDNTWMNARADNLDYNVATEVIVLTGNYKVESERGTNAGQRMVYNTRSGAMQSGGDGTRVRTVIQPKNKAPAAAGEAK, encoded by the coding sequence GTGCTGCCCGCTAAGCTCGCGTCGATCACCCTGCTCGCCGCCCTGCTCGTGCCCGGCATGGCGTCGGCCAAGTCCTCAGATCGCAACCAGGCGATGACCATCGACTCGACCAACAGTGACTGCAACATGGTCGGTGACAACGGCAAATGCCGTTTCAGCGGCAATGTGGTGATCACCCAAGGCACCTTGGAAATCCACGCCGACACCGCCGACGTCATCCAGAAAAACGGCGAAACCGAGCGCGTCGTGCTGGTTGGCAAGCAGGCCACGTTGAAGCAGCAGATGGACGACAACACCTGGATGAATGCCCGCGCCGACAACCTGGATTACAACGTCGCCACCGAAGTCATCGTGCTCACCGGCAACTACAAGGTTGAATCCGAGCGCGGCACCAACGCTGGCCAGCGCATGGTCTACAACACCCGCAGCGGTGCGATGCAGAGCGGCGGCGACGGCACCCGCGTGCGCACCGTGATCCAGCCCAAGAACAAGGCGCCGGCAGCGGCGGGAGAGGCCAAGTAA
- the lptC gene encoding LPS export ABC transporter periplasmic protein LptC, which produces MNWRSVLGIGLLLAALLSGWSAWRNRASTAPSAIEQGSTDFTLTDFEIVTLDKEGHESVTLRAPSMARSRADQTSTISKPLFLLPDAAGQHWELRADTGWVSPKGEELRLRGNVAGDSPKDGKTPPTTFRTDALDVLTEQDLARTEGLVTLTRPGLSQTGVGFRANLKSQQYSLLSQVKTRYEPSAAR; this is translated from the coding sequence ATGAACTGGCGTTCGGTTCTTGGCATTGGTCTGCTGCTGGCGGCGCTGCTCAGCGGCTGGTCGGCATGGCGTAACCGCGCCAGCACCGCGCCCTCGGCCATCGAGCAAGGCAGCACCGATTTCACCCTGACCGACTTCGAGATCGTCACCCTGGACAAGGAAGGCCACGAGTCGGTGACCCTGCGCGCGCCATCGATGGCACGCAGCCGCGCCGACCAGACCTCGACCATCAGCAAGCCGCTGTTCCTGTTGCCCGACGCCGCCGGCCAGCACTGGGAACTGCGCGCAGACACCGGCTGGGTCAGCCCCAAGGGCGAAGAACTGCGCCTGCGCGGCAACGTCGCCGGCGACAGCCCCAAGGACGGCAAGACCCCGCCAACCACCTTCCGCACCGATGCCCTGGATGTGCTGACCGAGCAGGATCTGGCGCGCACCGAGGGCCTGGTCACGCTGACCCGCCCGGGCCTGTCACAGACCGGTGTCGGCTTCCGTGCCAACCTCAAATCCCAGCAGTATTCACTCCTTTCCCAGGTCAAGACCCGCTATGAACCCAGTGCTGCCCGCTAA
- a CDS encoding KdsC family phosphatase — protein MPYSPLDLFPANLHATASAIRLACFDVDGTLTDGRLFYDHAGNESKAYYVQDGLGLKLLQQHGIHPVLITARNSLSAQRRGADLGIDTQIAVGDKLASVRALCEQHGIGLDQVAFMGDDLPDLAPLCAVGLAVAPADAHPWIAERVHWQTRAEGGRGAARELCDVLLAAQGKLDAVLARFS, from the coding sequence ATGCCCTACTCGCCGCTCGATCTTTTCCCCGCCAATCTGCATGCCACCGCCAGCGCCATCCGCCTGGCCTGCTTTGACGTGGACGGCACCCTGACCGACGGCCGGCTGTTCTATGACCACGCGGGCAACGAGAGCAAGGCCTATTACGTGCAGGACGGGCTGGGCCTGAAGCTGCTGCAGCAGCACGGCATCCACCCGGTGCTGATCACCGCCCGCAACAGCCTGTCGGCGCAGCGCCGCGGCGCCGATCTGGGCATCGACACCCAGATCGCGGTCGGTGACAAGCTGGCCAGCGTGCGTGCCCTGTGCGAACAGCACGGGATCGGCCTGGACCAGGTCGCCTTCATGGGCGATGACCTTCCCGATCTGGCGCCGCTGTGCGCGGTCGGCCTGGCGGTGGCACCGGCCGATGCGCATCCGTGGATCGCCGAACGCGTGCACTGGCAGACCCGTGCCGAAGGTGGCCGTGGCGCAGCGCGCGAGCTGTGTGACGTGCTGCTCGCCGCGCAGGGCAAACTGGACGCAGTCCTGGCGAGGTTCTCCTGA
- a CDS encoding KpsF/GutQ family sugar-phosphate isomerase, translated as MAASPLSLDTLRDADLVASGHRVFEIERDELDRVGGRIGAEFAAACRLVLASRGRVVTTGMGKSGHIARKIAATLASTGTPSFYVHPGEAGHGDLGMITEDDVVLALSYSGESDEVLTLLPVFKRQGNPLISMTGKPQSSLALAADVHLDVNVDHEACPLALAPTSSTTASLAMGDALAVALLDARGFTADDFARSHPAGSLGRRLLLHITDVMHGGDDLPSVSDDASLSQALMEMSRKRLGMTAVVDAQGKLVGLFTDGDLRRALDTDLDVRTASIAQVMTRNPRTIGADQLAAEAARLLETHKINGLIVVDGDNHPVGALNIHDLLRAKVV; from the coding sequence ATGGCTGCTTCCCCGCTTTCCCTGGATACATTGCGCGACGCCGATCTGGTGGCCAGTGGTCACCGAGTGTTCGAGATCGAGCGCGACGAGCTGGACCGGGTCGGCGGTCGCATCGGCGCCGAATTCGCCGCCGCCTGCCGCCTGGTACTGGCTTCCCGCGGCCGCGTGGTCACCACCGGCATGGGCAAATCCGGGCATATCGCGCGCAAGATCGCCGCGACCCTGGCCTCCACCGGCACGCCGTCGTTCTATGTGCACCCTGGTGAGGCCGGTCACGGCGATCTGGGCATGATCACCGAAGATGACGTGGTTTTGGCGCTGTCCTATTCGGGTGAATCGGATGAAGTACTGACCCTGCTGCCGGTATTCAAGCGCCAGGGCAATCCACTGATTTCCATGACCGGCAAGCCGCAATCGAGCCTGGCATTGGCTGCCGACGTGCATCTGGACGTGAACGTGGACCACGAGGCCTGCCCGCTGGCCCTGGCCCCGACCTCCAGCACCACCGCCTCGTTGGCGATGGGCGATGCGCTGGCCGTGGCCTTGCTGGATGCGCGCGGCTTTACCGCCGACGACTTCGCCCGTTCACACCCGGCCGGCAGCCTCGGCCGGCGTCTGCTGCTGCACATCACCGATGTGATGCACGGCGGTGACGACCTGCCCAGCGTCAGCGACGATGCCAGCCTCAGCCAGGCACTGATGGAAATGAGCCGCAAGCGGCTGGGCATGACCGCCGTGGTCGACGCCCAGGGCAAGCTGGTCGGTCTGTTCACCGACGGCGACCTGCGCCGCGCCCTGGATACCGATCTGGACGTGCGCACCGCCAGCATCGCCCAGGTGATGACCCGCAACCCGCGCACCATCGGCGCCGACCAGCTCGCCGCCGAGGCCGCGCGGCTGCTGGAAACCCACAAGATCAATGGCTTGATCGTGGTCGACGGCGACAATCACCCCGTCGGCGCCCTGAACATTCATGACCTGTTGCGGGCAAAAGTGGTCTAA
- a CDS encoding BolA family protein, giving the protein MDAETIRNLIEAGLPGARADVHGDDGVHFEATVICEAFAGKMPLARHRMVYATLGDLMGGAIHALALKTVTPGEAG; this is encoded by the coding sequence TTGGACGCCGAGACCATCCGAAATCTGATCGAAGCCGGCCTGCCGGGCGCCCGCGCCGACGTGCACGGCGACGACGGGGTGCACTTCGAGGCCACGGTGATCTGCGAGGCATTCGCCGGCAAGATGCCGTTGGCGCGCCACCGCATGGTGTATGCGACGCTGGGCGACCTGATGGGCGGCGCAATCCACGCGCTCGCGCTGAAAACCGTCACTCCGGGTGAAGCCGGCTGA
- the murA gene encoding UDP-N-acetylglucosamine 1-carboxyvinyltransferase, whose protein sequence is MAKIVVTGGNALNGEVHISGAKNAVLPILCATLLADAPVEITNVPHLHDVITTVKLLGELGAKVTIDQGTLSRGSAVVVDPRTVDQHVAPYELVKTMRASILVLGPLLAKFGKAEVSLPGGCAIGSRPVDQHIKGLQALGAEISVENGFIKAHVDGRLKGGRYTFDMVSVTGTENVLMAAVLAEGTSVLENAAMEPEVADLAHCLIALGAKIEGIGTARLVVEGVERLHGGRHAVLPDRIETGTFLVAAAMSGGRVTVRNARPDTMDAVLHKLTEAGAEISTTEDTITLDMHGKRPKSVNITTAPHPAFPTDMQAQFMAMNCVADGVGVITETIFENRFMHVNELLRLGADIQIEGHTAIVRGVEKLSGAPVMATDLRASACLILAGLVAADETSIDRIYHLDRGYENIEEKLSGLGANVRRIA, encoded by the coding sequence ATGGCAAAAATCGTAGTCACCGGCGGCAATGCGCTGAACGGTGAGGTTCATATCTCCGGCGCCAAGAACGCCGTCCTGCCGATCCTGTGCGCCACCTTGCTGGCCGATGCGCCGGTGGAGATCACCAACGTGCCGCATCTGCACGACGTGATCACCACCGTGAAGCTGCTCGGTGAGCTGGGCGCCAAGGTCACCATCGACCAGGGCACGCTGTCGCGCGGCAGCGCGGTGGTGGTCGACCCGCGTACCGTCGATCAGCACGTGGCGCCGTATGAGCTGGTCAAGACCATGCGCGCTTCGATCCTGGTGCTGGGTCCGTTGCTGGCCAAGTTCGGCAAGGCAGAAGTGTCGTTGCCGGGCGGTTGCGCCATCGGCTCGCGTCCGGTTGACCAGCACATCAAGGGCCTGCAGGCGCTGGGTGCGGAAATCAGCGTTGAGAACGGCTTCATCAAGGCCCACGTCGACGGGCGCCTGAAGGGCGGCCGTTACACCTTCGACATGGTCAGCGTCACCGGCACCGAGAACGTGCTGATGGCGGCCGTACTGGCCGAAGGCACCTCGGTGCTGGAAAACGCCGCGATGGAGCCGGAAGTGGCCGATCTGGCGCATTGCCTGATCGCACTGGGCGCGAAGATCGAAGGCATCGGTACCGCGCGCCTGGTCGTGGAAGGCGTCGAGCGCCTGCATGGCGGCCGCCATGCGGTGCTGCCGGATCGCATCGAAACCGGCACCTTCCTGGTGGCTGCGGCGATGAGCGGTGGTCGCGTCACGGTGCGCAATGCGCGACCGGACACCATGGACGCGGTGCTGCACAAGCTGACCGAGGCTGGTGCCGAGATCAGCACCACCGAAGACACAATCACCTTGGACATGCATGGCAAGCGGCCGAAGTCGGTGAACATCACCACCGCGCCGCACCCGGCATTCCCCACCGATATGCAGGCCCAGTTCATGGCGATGAACTGCGTGGCCGATGGCGTCGGCGTGATCACCGAGACCATTTTTGAAAACCGCTTCATGCACGTCAACGAGCTGCTGCGCCTGGGCGCGGACATCCAGATCGAAGGCCATACCGCGATCGTGCGTGGCGTCGAGAAGCTCAGTGGTGCACCGGTGATGGCGACCGATCTGCGTGCATCGGCCTGCCTGATCCTGGCTGGCCTGGTGGCTGCTGATGAAACCAGCATCGACCGCATCTACCACCTTGATCGTGGCTACGAAAACATTGAGGAAAAGCTCAGTGGGCTCGGCGCCAACGTGCGGCGCATCGCATGA
- a CDS encoding EF-hand domain-containing protein, translating to MILKGRFSPRRRALLALVLLALAWLGWGWYSGVAITQGVEKEQMDWNGDGQVSSDEFMQAFYAVQVKDSEEGERQCRSFIWRSSGEEFRRDCRTVFKKPAAE from the coding sequence ATGATCCTCAAGGGCCGCTTCAGTCCGCGTCGCAGGGCCTTGTTGGCCCTGGTGCTGCTGGCCCTGGCCTGGTTGGGCTGGGGCTGGTACAGCGGCGTGGCCATCACCCAGGGCGTTGAGAAGGAACAGATGGACTGGAATGGCGACGGCCAGGTCAGCAGCGACGAGTTCATGCAGGCCTTCTACGCGGTGCAGGTGAAAGACAGCGAAGAAGGCGAGCGCCAGTGCCGCAGTTTCATCTGGCGTAGCAGCGGCGAAGAGTTCCGCCGCGATTGCCGCACGGTGTTCAAGAAGCCGGCAGCGGAGTAA